In one bacterium genomic region, the following are encoded:
- a CDS encoding FCD domain-containing protein: MISYPPTLSAIDAAILKVITASRRPIGQGAINLRLRKQGILVSAPTVGRKLQELEANGLVRKVSVEGRVVTDRGSAVLTKYDAEARLRLSGDALLNTLRRGDRRHLLDLLAARRVIEGETAALAAVHASPQAIGRMDELLDRQAESIRLGELGLTEDVAFHLEIARASRNEVLNSLATLLRQHRRYDLLVTSMRAAVGGRLVVDHRAILAGIQARDPRAARQAMEDHFRKLGDDLDRYWSRLRGRDFDADEEDAGTPGAD; this comes from the coding sequence ATGATTAGCTACCCGCCTACTCTATCCGCAATCGACGCCGCCATCCTCAAAGTCATCACCGCCAGCCGTCGCCCGATTGGCCAGGGGGCGATCAACCTGCGCCTGCGCAAACAGGGCATCCTGGTGAGCGCCCCCACCGTCGGGCGGAAGCTTCAGGAGCTCGAGGCCAACGGGCTGGTGCGCAAGGTCAGCGTCGAAGGACGCGTGGTCACCGATCGTGGAAGCGCCGTCCTGACCAAGTACGACGCCGAGGCGCGCCTGCGGCTTTCCGGTGATGCCCTCCTAAACACGCTGCGGCGCGGCGACCGGCGGCACCTGCTGGACCTGCTCGCCGCCAGGCGTGTGATCGAGGGCGAGACGGCGGCGCTGGCCGCCGTCCACGCGTCGCCGCAGGCCATCGGCCGCATGGACGAACTGCTCGATCGGCAGGCGGAGAGCATCCGGCTCGGTGAGTTGGGGCTCACCGAGGATGTCGCGTTTCACCTCGAGATCGCGCGCGCGTCGCGGAACGAGGTTCTGAACTCGCTTGCGACGTTGCTGCGCCAGCATCGCCGGTACGATCTCTTGGTGACGTCGATGCGGGCCGCGGTCGGCGGGCGCCTGGTGGTTGACCACCGGGCGATTCTCGCGGGGATTCAGGCGCGCGACCCCAGAGCGGCTCGGCAGGCGATGGAAGACCACTTTCGCAAGCTTGGGGACGACCTGGATCGGTATTGGAGCCGGCTTCGCGGGCGCGATTTCGACGCGGACGAGGAAGACGCAGGAACCCCCGGTGCCGACTAA